CACCAGTGCGGTCCATCTTGTTCACAAAGGCCAGGCGGGGCACTTTGTATTTGTTGGCCTGACGCCAGACTGTTTCGGACTGGGGCTGTACACCACCCACCGCGCAGTAGACCATGCAGGCGCCGTCGAGCACACGCATGGAACGCTCAACTTCAATCGTGAAGTCCACGTGACCCGGGGTGTCAATGATGTTGAACCGATGCTCGGGATAGGACATGTCCATGCCCTTCCAGAAGCAGGTCGTGGCCGCCGATGTAATCGTGATGCCACGCTCTTGCTCTTGCTCCATCCAGTCCATGGTGGCGGCACCGTCATGGACCTCACCGATCTTATGGTTCACACCGGTGTAAAACAAAATACGCTCGGTGGTCGTGGTCTTGCCAGCGTCAATGTGGGCGCTAATACCAATATTCCGGTAGCGTTCGATCGGGGTCTTACGGGCCATAAAAAATCCTGAACTATTTAAATAATTAACGACAAAGGTCGAGACAATGGGGTGTGCGGCAGATCATGCAGCGCCCCCATCACATCAGAAGCGGAAATGCGAGAAGGCCTTGTTGGCTTCTGCCATACGGTGAACTTCATCACGCTTTTTCACTGCACCGCCACGGCCTTCAGCGGCTTCGAGCAGCTCACCGGCCAAACGCAGATTCATCGACTTTTCGCCACGTTTCTTTGCAGCTTCGCGCAGCCAACGCATGGCAAGCGCAGAACGACGCGAGGGGCGAACTTCGACCGGCACCTGGTAGTTGGCACCACCCACACGGCGACTTTTGACTTCAACAGCAGGCTTGGCGTTGTTCAATGCCTGGTGGAAGATCTCGATTGGGTTCTTGCTGGCTTTCTTTTCGATGAATTCGAAAGCACCGTAAACGATGCGCTCAGCAACGGCTTTTTTGCCGTGGAGCATCACCACGTTAATGAATTTAGAGACATCTTCGCTGCCAAATTTTGGATCAGCGAGAACAATACGTTTTGGTACTTCGCGACGACGAGGCATTTAATTTTCCTTATTCAGTTGAACCGCAGTTGTCTTTGGTTCTGCCCGGCACGTGCTTCTCATGTCCGGGCCCTTACGTGATGCAACACGCAGTTGCGTGTCACACCGGTTAATGAAGGTTGCTTAGCGCAGGAAACCCTGAATTAAGCAGCCTTCGGACGCTTCGATCCGTACTTGGATCGAGACTGTTTACGATCTTTCACACCCTGCAGGTCAAGCGAGCCGCGAACGATGTGGTAACGCACACCAGGCAAGTCTTTTACACGACCGCCACGGATCAGTACGACCGAGTGCTCTTGCAGGTTGTGGCCTTCACCACCGATGTAGCTAATGACTTCAAAGCCATTGGTCAGGCGAATCTTGGCAACCTTACGGAGTGCGGAGTTCGGCTTTTTCGGCGTGGTGGTGTAGACACGGGTACATACGCCGCGACGCTGAGGGCTCGACTGGAGGGCCGGGCTCTTGCTCTTCACGACTTCAGAGGTTCTGGGTTTGCGAACCAGCTGGTTAATGGTGGGCATTGTTCTTAATCTCTCTAAATTTTCTTGAATTCGGTTTCGCTAAATCGCGAAAAGCCTTCAATTTTCAAGGCTTTTCAATAATGCTGTCAAGCACAAACATCGGCCATCGGGGTGGCGCTGACTTTTTAGAGCAGCACCAACCCCGCCAATCGACATCTTGTCCGGTTAAGTTGCCGAAGCACCCTCTTCCGGATTTCCTGCTGGGGTGTCACCTGGCAAAACTGCTGCCGAGGCACCACCTTCTTGCGACTCAACCTCGTCGTCAGCACTCGAGAACAACGCTTCGGCCTCGATCGCTGCCTGCTGGGCGGCGGTCTGGGCTTCGGCGGCCTCGATGGCCTCGCGCTCTTTTCGGGCCTTGTGATACGCCAGACCAGTTCCGGCAGGAATCAGTCGGCCGACAATCACGTTTTCCTTCAGGCCACGCAACTCGTCGCGCTTGCCCATGATGGCGGCTTCGGTCAAGACACGGGTGGTCTCTTGGAACGATGCTGCCGAAATAAAGGAATCGGTAGAGAGCGATGCCTTGGTAATACCCAAGAGCTTGTTTTCGTACATGGCGGGACGCTTGTTCTCAGCAACAGCGCGGTCGTTCTCGTCCAACAACTCGGAACGCTCCACTTCTTCGCCGTTGATGAAGCGGGTATCGCCTGCATCGGTGACGCGGACACGACGCAACATCTGACGCACGATGACCTCAATATGCTTGTCGTTGATCTTCACGCCCTGGAGTCGATAGACGTCCTGGACTTCGTCAACGATGTAACGGGCAAGTGCTTCGACACCCAAGAGACGCAGAATGTCTTGTGGGTCGGCCGGGCCGTCCACAATCAATTCACCCTTGTTCACAATCTGGCCGTCGTGGACCAGAACGTTTTTCTCTTTCGAGATCAGGGTCTCGTACTGCACGCCGTCCATATCGGTAATGATCAGACGCTGTTTGCCCTTGGTGTCTTTACCAAACGACACCGTACCGGTAACTTCGGCCAACATGCCGGCGTCTTTGGGTGAACGGGCCTCGAACAACTCGGCCACGCGTGGTAGACCACCGGTAATATCACGGGTCTTTTGCGACTCTTGCGGGATACGTGCCAGCACTTCGCCAACCGATACATCTTGACCATCACGCACGGTAATCAGCGCGCCGACCGGGAAGGAGATGTTCACGCTGTGGTCGGTGCCGGCGATCTTGACTTCTTCGCCCTTGGCGTCGATCAGCTTCACCTGAGGACGAACGCCCTTGACCTGTGCACCGCCGCGGCGTTTTGCATCAATCACCACCAGGGTCGACAGACCAGTAATCTCGTCGATCTGTTTGGCAACAGTGACGCCTTCTTCCACGTTTTCAAACTTCACCTGGCCGCCGTACTCCGAAATGATCGGACGTGTGAGCGGATCCCAAGTCGCCAACATGGCGCCGGCCTTAACGGTCTTGCCATCCATGGACAACAAGGTGGCGCCGTAAGGCACCTTGTGACGCTCGCGCTCACGGCCATTGTCGTCAGTGATCAAGACTTCACCAGAACGTGAAATCACGATGGGCTCGCCCTTGGCGTTGGTGACATAGCGCATGGTGGGTGTGAAGCGCACCAAGCCATTGGACTTGGCTTCAACGCCGCTGGCCGCAGCAGTACGCGATGCAGCACCACCGATGTGGAAGGTACGCATGGTCAGCTGAGTACCAGGCTCACCAATCGACTGGGCAGCGATCACACCAACGGCCTCACCAACGTTGACCAAGTGGCCACGGCCAAGATCACGGCCATAGCACTTGGCACACAGACCAAAGCGCGTGCCGCAGGTCAGCGGTGTACGCACACGAACTTCATCAATGCCCAGGCGCTCAATGTCTTCCACTGCGTCTTCATCGAGCAGTTTGCCGGATTCAAAGAGGGTTTCCTGAGTCTCGGGGTTGACGACTTCCGCTGCCGTGACGCGACCAAGAATGCGATCACGCAAGGCTTCGATGACTTCACCGCCCTCGACCAGAGCCTTCATGTTGATGCCGTTGCTGGTGCCGCAATCGTCTTCGATCACGACCAAGTCCTGGGTCACGTCGACCAATCGACGGGTCAGGTAGCCAGAGTTCGCCGT
The nucleotide sequence above comes from beta proteobacterium MWH-UniP1. Encoded proteins:
- the rpsG gene encoding 30S ribosomal protein S7, whose product is MPRRREVPKRIVLADPKFGSEDVSKFINVVMLHGKKAVAERIVYGAFEFIEKKASKNPIEIFHQALNNAKPAVEVKSRRVGGANYQVPVEVRPSRRSALAMRWLREAAKKRGEKSMNLRLAGELLEAAEGRGGAVKKRDEVHRMAEANKAFSHFRF
- the rpsL gene encoding 30S ribosomal protein S12, with translation MPTINQLVRKPRTSEVVKSKSPALQSSPQRRGVCTRVYTTTPKKPNSALRKVAKIRLTNGFEVISYIGGEGHNLQEHSVVLIRGGRVKDLPGVRYHIVRGSLDLQGVKDRKQSRSKYGSKRPKAA